A window of Paraburkholderia megapolitana genomic DNA:
AGATCTTCTTGCGGCCATAGTGATCGGCAAGCGCACCCGCCACCATCAGGGTACTGCCGCAAGCCAGCATGAAGGCATTGGTGATCCAGGAAAGGGCAACGGTCCCTCCCGCAAGATCACGGCTAATGAAGGTTTGAGCCGCGGGACCTGCCGAAAGACTCAAAGGCAGGCTAATGCAGGCCAGAATGACCGCAATCAGCACAAGCATTTTTGCGCGTGCGGAACGCGGCACTGCCGCGGAAGCACTGAGGGAGTTCTGATGCATCAGTGAGACATTCCTGTGGTTCGCGCGATAGAGGCGTCGCGCAATTCTGCGTTTCGGGACATGGGTGCATGCTGAGGGCATCGGCGTTATGGATAAAGAAGCACAACGCGAATTCATCTGTCGTGAAACACGAATAGTGATGAAATTTGTCCAATATTCAGTTCATAGGCGGCACGAGCGGCCGCCGCTAAGGCGCTGCGCTGACGCATCGAAATATCGTCAATAACGTGGGATTCGTTGTGGAAGTGCCGAGCCTCTCCGACGCAGATGCGCTTTCGACAAGCGTGCGACGATGGTCGGACGGAGTCCGCGTCATCGGGAGATCAAGCTCGTGGATGTGGGGGGACATCGTGCCGGTCGTTGCAACCGGCGAACTGTGCAGGAAGGGTTACCAGGTCATGCAGGGCTACCAGGACGACGAGCGGACGCACGGGGATGACATAGCCATCCCCGTATCGGCCAGTGCGTCAGATGCAGCTTTGCGGTCCGTCCGGCATATAAGCCAGCGAGCCCGGCGTAGTCAGCAACTGCCCGGTTTCCAGCAACGTCTTGAGACCGGACAGCACCATCGGCCAGCCGCCATAGAGTTCTTCGCATGCCCCTTCGCGCATCTGGTCATGCGTGACGGTGAGCCTGCACGAATCGCCGACCGGCTCGATCTGCCAGGTCACACGCGACGTACCTTCGGCCTTCGCCTGGTCGCTCCACAGCGCACGAAAACTCTGCACGAGACGCCGCGGCGGATCGACTTCGAGATTCTCGCCTTCCGCAATGATCGGCATGTCCGAGCGGCTCGCGCCGGCCGGCGCTGGCGGCCGCGCTTCGTGGCGCGAACCCGGCGTGTAGTCCGATAATGTCTGCAGGCCGAACGTGTATTTGGCACGCAGGTCAGTGCGCGTAATGGCTTCCCACAGACGCTCGGGCGTCGTCTTGATATAGATCTCGTAAACCTTTTCCATTGTCTTCTCCAGTTCGTCTTTCAGGTCGCTCAGCGCCGTCACCCACGGCTCTGCGTACTTGCTTACCCAGCGGTCATGGATGAGCCGGATGGGGACCGCATTCAGAAAATGCAGCTTCTCGCGTCCTTTTTTCCGGCTCACGACAAGTCCTGCTTCTTCGAGCACTTTCAAATGCTTCATGACGCCGAAGCGTGTCATCGGCAAGCGCGCTTCGAGCGCGCTCAATGTCTGCCCGTCTTGCTTGAACAGCTCATCGAGCAGGCTGCGGCGGGTCGAGTCGGAAAGGGCTCTGAATACGTCGTCCATGGAGCGGATAATAGGTGACCATTTGGTCACATGTCAAGGCGGTTTGGGACCTTAAACGGAGAAAGACCGCTGGTCCTTGTGGGAGCAGCGGCCGGCGGATTGGTGGTGCGGGGGGCGTGGGAAGGTTGTTACTCCGCCGGTCGCCGCACCCGCCAGCCATGCCGTACAACACTCACGAGCGGCCAGCCAAGATTGACGCCGAGGCTCGACACCACGATCAGCGCCATGCCCGCGAGTTGCGGCACCGACAGCGCGCGGCCGTAGACGAGCGCATCGACGGCGATTGCAGTTAGCGGATAGACGAACAACAGAACGGCGATCACGGGCGTGGTCAGCTTGGGCAACGCCCCGTAGATCAGCACATACGACAGCCCGGTATGCAGCACGCCCATGCCGACGAGCCAGAACCACTGCTGCGGCCCGATATGCACGGCGCCGAGCGGTGCGATGAACGGCAGGCAGACCACTCCAACGAGGCACTGCGCGAGCGTCAGCAGATGCGGGCGCAGATCGCCGAGGCTCTTCGCGATCAGCGTCACGCTTGCATACAGCACGGAGCCCGCGAGCGCTTCGCCGATCCCGATCAGATAACTCGAATGGCCCTGCAGATTCCCGCTCGTGACCACACCCGACGCAAGAACCAGCCCGACGAACGCCGCCGAGATCCACCCAAGCCGGTCGATACCAAGCCGTTCGTGAAACAGCGCCGCGCCGATCAGTACGACCCAGAACGGCTGCACATGAAACACGACGGTCGCGACCGCGATACTCGTGCGATGGATCGCGTCGAAGAAACCGACCCACTGCGTGACCATCAGCACGCCCGACACCACCGCCAGCACGACGGTACGCCGCGTGAAATGGCGGCGCGCGAAGAAGCCCTTCCACGCGCAGTAAGCGGCCAGTGCGAAGAAGCCGAACAGGCAGCGAAAGAACACCATCGACAGCGCATCGAGCCGCGCTTCTTCGACGAACACGCCGATCGTGCCCATCAGCAGCCCGCCGCTGGCAAGCGTGATGGCGCCTTGCTGGCGCTCGGTGAAAGACATGGAAACGCGACTCCGCAACGATAGACCGATCGAGTATCCGTGACTTGTAAGCCGCCGACAAACGAATTAAATTTAGAAATTCCATAAGCTGGATTGATAAATCATGCACCCTGAATTCGACATCGATTTGCTGCGCACCTTCGTCGCCGTAGTGGAAACGGGGAGTTTCACGAAGGCATCGGTGGCGGTGCACCGGTCGCAGGCGGCAGTGAGCATGCAGATCAAGCGGCTCGAACGGATGCTCGGCACGACGCTGTTCGCGCGCGACACCCGCAATCTCGCACTGACGCGGCCGGGCAATACATTGCTCGAATACGCGCGCCGCGTGATCGATCTGCATCAGGAGGCATGGGCTGCGATCGTGCGGCCCGAAGTGACGGGGCGCGTCGTGCTCGGTGCGCCGGACGACTATGTGTCGTCGTTGCTGTCGCCGGTGTTGCGGCGGTTCTCGAATCTCTATCCGCACGTCGAGATCGAGATCGTCTGCGCGCAGAGCACGGCGCTTGCGCCGATGCTGGCCGACAACAAGATCGATCTGGCGTTCGTCACGCGCGACCGCAAGCTGCACGGCGAATTCGTGCGCAGCGAACCGATGGTGTGGGTGGGTTCATCCGATGAACCGGCTGTGCTTGCTGCCTCGCCGCTGCCGGTCGGGCTGTACGAGCCCGGTTGCGTCGCGCGTCTGCATACGCTCGCCGCGCTCGATACCGCGAAGATCCGCTATCGCGCCGCGTACAGCAGCGCGAGCCTGCTCGGTCTGGTCGCGACCGTCGATGCGGGTCTGGCGGTGATTGCGCTCGCGCGCTGCAGCGTGCCGGCGCGGCTCGCCATTCTCGGTGAAGCGCAGGGCTTGCCGTTTATCGAGCCGCTTGAAATCGTTGTTGCGCGCAGTGCGAAATCGGATCGACCGACCTGCGATTATCTGGCTGCGCAGATGGTGCAGGATCTCGCGGTGCGCGCGCAGACGCGTGCTCAGCCGGCGCAGGAGACTGCGTCGCGCGACAACTTGCCGATGTGAAGCTGCAAGTGCGACGAACTGGAGGCGAGATCAACTGTGCAGACATCCGCGCTCGCGCGACTCACGAAACCGCGTTGCGCGACAACCTGCTGGTGTGAATTAGCACGATCAGTGCACCGGATACGAGATCAACCGCGCGGATACGCCGTCGCGTCCCCATCAACAGTAAGCGTGACCCGCTCACCCAACTGCGGACTACGATACCCCGGCACACGCGCACGCACGACGGTGTGCGCGGCCGACTGCATCTGCAGCGTCACCGCGGCGTCCTGCCCCTGAAACACCACATCCCGCACGATAGCGTCGAAGCTTGGCGCACCGCTCGGCGCGGCCTCATGCGCATGCAGTACGCGGATCTGCTCGGGCCGCACCATCACATCGACGGCACCGTCGGCGACCGGCACGGACAGCGGCAGCGTACCCAGCTCGCAGGTTGCACTACCGCCGCGTGCATCGCCGGCAAGCAACACCGCTTCGCCGACGAACGAGGCCAGCTCGCGCGTCACCGGCTGCCGGTAAAGCGTTTGCGGCGTAGCGGTCTGGATCAGCTTGCCGCGCCAAAGCACAGCCACTTCGTGCCCCATCGACAGCGCCTCCGACTGATCGTGTGTCACGAGCACCGCAGTCGCGCCTGCCGCGGCAAGCGCATGCGCAACGGCCTGACGAGTTTCGAGGCGCAGCGCGGCATCGAGCGAAGAAAACGGCTCGTCGAGCATCACGAGCGTCGGCGCTGGAGCGAGCGCGCGGGCCAGCGCAACACGTTGTTGCTGACCGCCCGAAAGCTGTTGCGGCGCGCGCGTCGCGAACGAAGCGGGCAGGCCGACCAGTTCGAGCAGTTCGGCCACACGATGTCGCGCACGCCGCTGTGCGCGCGGCAAACCGAACACGATGTTGTCCGCCACCGACAGATGCGGAAACAGCGCGCCTTCCTGCGGCACATAGCCCACGCGCCGTTGTTCGGACGGCAGATGCAGACCGTCGCCGACCACACGTCTACCGTCGATCTCGACGGTGCCGCCGTCCGCGCGTTCGAAGCCGCACAGCACACGCAGTAACGTGGTCTTGCCGCTGCCCGAAGGGCCGAGCAGCGCGAGCAGCGTGCCGCGTTCGACGGACAGATCGATGCCGTGCAGCACCGGGTGACCGTCGAACGATTTACGCAGTCCGCGGATACGAAGTTCGCTCATGTGAATCCGATCAAATTGCAGAAGGCCCGATATCGCTCATGCGCTCATACGTTCACACGCTCATGCAAGCGCTCATGAGCGTTCGCCCAGCAGCGCCGAGCGACCAAGCAGTGTAAACAGCAGCCCCGATGCGCACAGCGAAATGCCGGTCAGCAACGCGGCATACGGTGCGGCGGCAGCGAACGCCATCGTCGACGTATCGGACCAGACCTGGGTGGCGAGCGTGTGGGTATCGATGGGCGAGAGCAGCAGTGTTGCGTTGAGTTCGGTGACCACCGAGATGAACAC
This region includes:
- a CDS encoding ArsR/SmtB family transcription factor, whose product is MDDVFRALSDSTRRSLLDELFKQDGQTLSALEARLPMTRFGVMKHLKVLEEAGLVVSRKKGREKLHFLNAVPIRLIHDRWVSKYAEPWVTALSDLKDELEKTMEKVYEIYIKTTPERLWEAITRTDLRAKYTFGLQTLSDYTPGSRHEARPPAPAGASRSDMPIIAEGENLEVDPPRRLVQSFRALWSDQAKAEGTSRVTWQIEPVGDSCRLTVTHDQMREGACEELYGGWPMVLSGLKTLLETGQLLTTPGSLAYMPDGPQSCI
- a CDS encoding ABC transporter ATP-binding protein, which gives rise to MSELRIRGLRKSFDGHPVLHGIDLSVERGTLLALLGPSGSGKTTLLRVLCGFERADGGTVEIDGRRVVGDGLHLPSEQRRVGYVPQEGALFPHLSVADNIVFGLPRAQRRARHRVAELLELVGLPASFATRAPQQLSGGQQQRVALARALAPAPTLVMLDEPFSSLDAALRLETRQAVAHALAAAGATAVLVTHDQSEALSMGHEVAVLWRGKLIQTATPQTLYRQPVTRELASFVGEAVLLAGDARGGSATCELGTLPLSVPVADGAVDVMVRPEQIRVLHAHEAAPSGAPSFDAIVRDVVFQGQDAAVTLQMQSAAHTVVRARVPGYRSPQLGERVTLTVDGDATAYPRG
- a CDS encoding DMT family transporter, giving the protein MSFTERQQGAITLASGGLLMGTIGVFVEEARLDALSMVFFRCLFGFFALAAYCAWKGFFARRHFTRRTVVLAVVSGVLMVTQWVGFFDAIHRTSIAVATVVFHVQPFWVVLIGAALFHERLGIDRLGWISAAFVGLVLASGVVTSGNLQGHSSYLIGIGEALAGSVLYASVTLIAKSLGDLRPHLLTLAQCLVGVVCLPFIAPLGAVHIGPQQWFWLVGMGVLHTGLSYVLIYGALPKLTTPVIAVLLFVYPLTAIAVDALVYGRALSVPQLAGMALIVVSSLGVNLGWPLVSVVRHGWRVRRPAE
- a CDS encoding LysR substrate-binding domain-containing protein, with translation MHPEFDIDLLRTFVAVVETGSFTKASVAVHRSQAAVSMQIKRLERMLGTTLFARDTRNLALTRPGNTLLEYARRVIDLHQEAWAAIVRPEVTGRVVLGAPDDYVSSLLSPVLRRFSNLYPHVEIEIVCAQSTALAPMLADNKIDLAFVTRDRKLHGEFVRSEPMVWVGSSDEPAVLAASPLPVGLYEPGCVARLHTLAALDTAKIRYRAAYSSASLLGLVATVDAGLAVIALARCSVPARLAILGEAQGLPFIEPLEIVVARSAKSDRPTCDYLAAQMVQDLAVRAQTRAQPAQETASRDNLPM